One part of the Trichoplusia ni isolate ovarian cell line Hi5 chromosome 2, tn1, whole genome shotgun sequence genome encodes these proteins:
- the LOC113508148 gene encoding spondin-1-like isoform X1: MDLLFLLPLVVYASAASTVPPSASTECPQAPAQAPPADEHYRISVAGEPDLFLPGELYTVSLQGIDSGQGPTPFIGFSIWVEIKSEQSKTDKVETQSTEATKLPLGTFQAYDAQAKIHEMCSPAVDNATAHPKTEVQVIWNAPSSIKDACIRLCARVGPTPAVGGGGGGGWSMLVRELCSAPAAPPNFAKLPPIVEPCCACDEAKYEVTFECLWSRNTHPREFPPESARAHFGDVIGASHTAQFRVWQEGRVASPGMRRLADDGTTVALEKELKAESDHIRTIIKARGISWQQVGGAGIPNTFAVFRVDAKHHLISLAAKLAPSPDWIVGVSALELCNANCTWSRSATIPLYPYDAGTDSGISYTSHRTPTMPATPVRALRPDWPRDARSPFYSTTGDMRPFARLRLTRLRLYEKSCDPTEGEPDRIPESNAGGSLPSGSSSGLGVGGACATHAWGAWGPCSVSCGPGRATRQRHYVWPTRAYAEACRVALTDYRRCHGPRMHCRAPSEYEPDPAESSGPCAVSNWSEWSPCEGCGVRARTRHYVVPRAYKRCHIGYRARTIMSQAMPCDKGPCEKPPSKMNVTSFDWFYMNPPPSECSVTEWGTWSPCSARCGRGRRLRGRFYVLHPHQGGAKAQQEIGRRLLITWSRRFAELQSLEHSTDNFTAVNPVVEKQVHDYLERCQFTLTQQEALCDGDDVSCLNNTTPLEVCKLPMSVGHCRGYEERWFYEWAKHSCEPFGFSGCGGNGNNFRTRDHCLRACRTLINHTEENATTVTTEVTAPAPAATAAIKKLKPTPPHADNEVIQNDDPRRYAEAVSCETGPWLGWSECVGDCNFAVKLNYRLVVGTGNGCRRFMKSRPCRPTSCRTTSTNYSVELTELNDDED; the protein is encoded by the exons ATGGATTTGCT GTTCCTGTTACCGCTAGTGGTATACGCTTCAGCGGCTAGTACGGTGCCGCCGTCGGCTTCGACGGAGTGTCCGCAGGCCCCAGCGCAGGCACCCCCCGCTGATGAACATTACCGTATTTCTGTAGCTGGTGAACCTGATTTGTTTCTGCCAGGGGAACTTTACACGG TCTCGCTTCAGGGAATAGATAGTGGGCAAGGACCTACGCCATTCATAGGGTTTTCCATATGGGTGGAGATAAAAAGCGAGCAATCGAAGACAGATAAAGTTGAGACCCAGTCGACAGAGGCCACAAAACTGCCTCTAGGTACCTTCCAGGCTTACGATGCTCAAGCAAAGATACACGAAATGTGTTCGCCAGCCGTCGACAACGCTACGGCTCACCCCAAGACTGAAGTACAG GTAATATGGAATGCGCCGTCCAGCATAAAAGATGCTTGCATACGGCTCTGTGCCCGAGTTGGTCCGACGCCGGCTGTGGGTGGCGGTGGTGGCGGAGGTTGGTCGATGTTGGTGCGGGAACTATGCTCTGCACCCGCCGCTCCTCCGAACTTTGCTAAACTTCCACCTATTGTGGAACCCTGCTGTGCTTGCGATGAAGCGAAATATGAA GTGACATTCGAGTGCCTCTGGTCTCGCAACACCCATCCGCGTGAGTTCCCACCGGAGAGTGCGCGAGCTCACTTCGGTGACGTCATCGGGGCATCCCATACAGCGCAGTTTAGAGTATGGCAGGAGGGTCGCGTCGCCAGCCCTGGCATGAGGAGACTTGCCGACGACGGTACTACGGTGGCCTTAGAAAAAGAACTGAAGGCTGAG AGCGATCACATCAGGACAATAATTAAAGCTCGTGGAATATCATGGCAGCAAGTCGGAGGGGCTGGTATCCCGAACACGTTTGCTGTATTCCGAGTAGATGCGAAGCATCACTTGATATCTCTGGCAGCGAAACTGGCGCCTTCTCCGGATTGGATAGTTGGGGTATCGGCCCTAGAGCTATGCAATGCTAACTGTACTTGGAGCAGGTCGGCTACGATACCTTTGTATCCTTATGACGCTGGGACTGACAGTGGCATAAGCTACACT TCTCACCGCACTCCAACGATGCCAGCGACGCCGGTGCGCGCCTTGCGGCCCGATTGGCCGCGTGATGCTCGCTCCCCTTTCTACAGCACTACAGGCGATATGCGGCCCTTCGCAAGACTGCGGCTTACCAGACTGCGTCTCTATGAGAAGAGTTGTGATCCTACCG AGGGCGAACCAGACCGCATTCCTGAATCAAACGCGGGTGGCAGCTTACCCTCAGGCAGTAGCAGCGGTTTAGGTGTGGGTGGAGCCTGCGCTACGCACGCGTGGGGTGCGTGGGGCCCGTGCAGCGTGTCGTGCGGCCCGGGCCGCGCCACGCGCCAGCGACACTACGTGTGGCCCACGAGGGCCTACGCCGAGGCCTGCCGCGTTGCGCTCACTGATTACCGCAGATGTCACGGACCGAGGATGCATTGCAG AGCCCCTTCAGAGTACGAACCTGACCCAGCGGAGTCCAGCGGTCCCTGTGCCGTGTCGAATTGGTCTGAATGGTCTCCTTGCGAGGGTTGTGGTGTCCGCGCCAGGACCCGCCACTATGTTGTACCGCGCGCGTACAAGCGTTGCCATATCGGATACCGAGCTCGGACTATCATGAGCCAGGCCATGCCTTGTGATAAGGGGCCCTGTGAGAA ACCTCCCAGTAAAATGAATGTGACCAGCTTCGATTGGTTCTACATG AACCCTCCCCCGAGCGAGTGCTCGGTGACGGAGTGGGGCACGTGGAGCCCGTGCTCGGCGCGCTGCGGCCGCGGCCGGCGCCTGCGCGGCCGCTTCTACGTGCTGCACCCGCACCAGGGCGGGGCCAAAGCCCAGCAGGAGATCGGCCGGCGACTGCTTATTACTTGGAGTAGGAGATTCGCTGAGCTGCAGTCTCTG GAGCACTCTACGGATAACTTCACCGCCGTGAACCCTGTAGTGGAGAAGCAAGTGCACGACTACTTGGAGCGCTGCCAGTTCACACTGACGCAGCAGGAGGCGCTCTGCGACGGAGACGATGTCAGCTGCTTGAATAACACCACTCCGCTCG AAGTATGCAAGCTACCGATGTCAGTGGGCCATTGCCGTGGCTACGAAGAGCGCTGGTTTTACGAGTGGGCCAAGCATTCGTGCGAGCCCTTCGGTTTCAGCGGCTGCGGTGGCAACGGGAACAACTTTAGGACCAGGGACCATTGCCTGCGCGCTTGCAGGACACTTATCAACCACACCGAGGAAAAtg CGACCACAGTGACTACGGAGGTTACAGCACCGGCACCTGCAGCCACAGCGGCTATTAAGAAATTGAAGCCAACTCCGCCCCACGCGGACAACGAAGTCATTCAAAACGACGACCCCCGACGATATG CAGAGGCGGTAAGCTGCGAGACTGGCCCGTGGTTGGGGTGGAGCGAGTGCGTCGGGGATTGTAACTTCGCTGTCAAACTTAATTACAGATTAGTTGTG GGTACTGGAAATGGTTGTCGACGGTTCATGAAAAGCCGGCCTTGTCGGCCGACGAGTTGCCGAACGACATCAACCAACTATTCGGTTGAGCTCACCGAGTTAAACGATGATGAAGATTAG
- the LOC113508165 gene encoding zinc transporter 1: MAMKEWLQWLPPPRSLLALLLAVAGFSGRLFASHFTHSPTLLVDTCHSLCRLVGLVTTLISYKYERADEGAGREGRLRNTFGWARIEVVGRLSVHVLFASFALALVVNALQLGVHSSHGQPPRYPRVIVGSAVIGLLLNAINYMLLAGRELSYSRRLSVTEGGGVVLKTGSGEPVLTHAPTDIASSLFVMGAGLTSEWEPVAARIADPALSACAAIVLVIFNYPFMRSAGLVLLQTVPEGLGACDLKAAALRVPGVLAIHELHVWQMHRDRVVATAHIAYGSHEDYLKSSALVCDIFKRHGIGLVTLQPEFTLASMPGTEEEKKALIDFANLGCSCPCAKECTAPRCCEPPRQPTVTRI, from the exons ATGGCAATGAAGGAGTGGCTCCAGTggctgccgccgccgcgctcgctgctggcgctgctgctggcTGTGGCCGGCTTCAGCGGGCGCCTGTTCGCGTCCCACTTCACTCACTCGCCCACCCTGCTGGTGGACACGTGCCACTCGCTCTGTCGGCTCGTCGGCCTGGTCACCACACTGATCTCATACAAA TACGAGCGTGCAGACGAGGGCGCAGGTCGTGAAGGCCGGCTCCGCAACACGTTCGGCTGGGCGCGCATCGAGGTGGTCGGCCGGCTCTCCGTGCACGTGCTCTTCGCCTCCTTCGCGCTGGCGCTAGTCGTCAACGCGCTGCAGCTGGGCGTGCACTCCTCGCACGGACAGCCCCCAAGATACCCTAGGGTCATCGTCGGCAGTGCGGTTATTGGCCTACTCCTGAATGCTATTAATTATATGCTGCTAGCAG GTCGGGAGCTTAGCTACAGCCGTCGCCTCAGCGTCACGGAGGGTGGTGGAGTGGTGCTGAAGACAGGGTCTGGAGAACCGGTCCTCACGCACGCACCCACTGACATCGCCA GCAGTTTGTTCGTGATGGGAGCAGGTTTGACCTCCGAGTGGGAGCCGGTCGCCGCTCGCATCGCCGACCCCGCGCTCTCTGCCTGCGCTGCCATCGTACTCGTCATATTTAACTACCCTTTCA TGCGGTCAGCAGGACTGGTCCTCCTCCAGACGGTTCCTGAGGGTCTCGGCGCGTGCGATCTGAAGGCCGCCGCCCTCCGCGTGCCCGGGGTTCTCGCTATCCATGAGCTGCACGTGTGGCAGATGCACAGGGACAGAGTCGTCGCCACCGCACACATCGCATACGGATCACACGAG GATTATTTGAAAAGTTCCGCATTAGTTTGTGATATATTCAAACGTCACGGCATCGGTCTAGTCACACTGCAGCCGGAGTTCACACTCGCTTCTATGCCAG GTACAGAAGAAGAAAAGAAGGCTCTAATAGATTTCGCGAATCTAGGATGTTCATGCCCATGTGCCAAGGAGTGCACCGCGCCGAGGTGCTGCGAGCCGCCACGACAACCCACCGTCACTCGTATCTAG
- the LOC113508148 gene encoding spondin-1-like isoform X3 — translation MDLLFLLPLVVYASAASTVPPSASTECPQAPAQAPPADEHYRISVAGEPDLFLPGELYTVSLQGIDSGQGPTPFIGFSIWVEIKSEQSKTDKVETQSTEATKLPLGTFQAYDAQAKIHEMCSPAVDNATAHPKTEVQVIWNAPSSIKDACIRLCARVGPTPAVGGGGGGGWSMLVRELCSAPAAPPNFAKLPPIVEPCCACDEAKYEVTFECLWSRNTHPREFPPESARAHFGDVIGASHTAQFRVWQEGRVASPGMRRLADDGTTVALEKELKAESDHIRTIIKARGISWQQVGGAGIPNTFAVFRVDAKHHLISLAAKLAPSPDWIVGVSALELCNANCTWSRSATIPLYPYDAGTDSGISYTSHRTPTMPATPVRALRPDWPRDARSPFYSTTGDMRPFARLRLTRLRLYEKSCDPTEGEPDRIPESNAGGSLPSGSSSGLGVGGACATHAWGAWGPCSVSCGPGRATRQRHYVWPTRAYAEACRVALTDYRRCHGPRMHCRAPSEYEPDPAESSGPCAVSNWSEWSPCEGCGVRARTRHYVVPRAYKRCHIGYRARTIMSQAMPCDKGPCEKPPSKMNVTSFDWFYMNPPPSECSVTEWGTWSPCSARCGRGRRLRGRFYVLHPHQGGAKAQQEIGRRLLITWSRRFAELQSLEHSTDNFTAVNPVVEKQVHDYLERCQFTLTQQEALCDGDDVSCLNNTTPLEVCKLPMSVGHCRGYEERWFYEWAKHSCEPFGFSGCGGNGNNFRTRDHCLRACRTLINHTEENATTVTTEVTAPAPAATAAIKKLKPTPPHADNEVIQNDDPRRYGNRGGKLRDWPVVGVERVRRGL, via the exons ATGGATTTGCT GTTCCTGTTACCGCTAGTGGTATACGCTTCAGCGGCTAGTACGGTGCCGCCGTCGGCTTCGACGGAGTGTCCGCAGGCCCCAGCGCAGGCACCCCCCGCTGATGAACATTACCGTATTTCTGTAGCTGGTGAACCTGATTTGTTTCTGCCAGGGGAACTTTACACGG TCTCGCTTCAGGGAATAGATAGTGGGCAAGGACCTACGCCATTCATAGGGTTTTCCATATGGGTGGAGATAAAAAGCGAGCAATCGAAGACAGATAAAGTTGAGACCCAGTCGACAGAGGCCACAAAACTGCCTCTAGGTACCTTCCAGGCTTACGATGCTCAAGCAAAGATACACGAAATGTGTTCGCCAGCCGTCGACAACGCTACGGCTCACCCCAAGACTGAAGTACAG GTAATATGGAATGCGCCGTCCAGCATAAAAGATGCTTGCATACGGCTCTGTGCCCGAGTTGGTCCGACGCCGGCTGTGGGTGGCGGTGGTGGCGGAGGTTGGTCGATGTTGGTGCGGGAACTATGCTCTGCACCCGCCGCTCCTCCGAACTTTGCTAAACTTCCACCTATTGTGGAACCCTGCTGTGCTTGCGATGAAGCGAAATATGAA GTGACATTCGAGTGCCTCTGGTCTCGCAACACCCATCCGCGTGAGTTCCCACCGGAGAGTGCGCGAGCTCACTTCGGTGACGTCATCGGGGCATCCCATACAGCGCAGTTTAGAGTATGGCAGGAGGGTCGCGTCGCCAGCCCTGGCATGAGGAGACTTGCCGACGACGGTACTACGGTGGCCTTAGAAAAAGAACTGAAGGCTGAG AGCGATCACATCAGGACAATAATTAAAGCTCGTGGAATATCATGGCAGCAAGTCGGAGGGGCTGGTATCCCGAACACGTTTGCTGTATTCCGAGTAGATGCGAAGCATCACTTGATATCTCTGGCAGCGAAACTGGCGCCTTCTCCGGATTGGATAGTTGGGGTATCGGCCCTAGAGCTATGCAATGCTAACTGTACTTGGAGCAGGTCGGCTACGATACCTTTGTATCCTTATGACGCTGGGACTGACAGTGGCATAAGCTACACT TCTCACCGCACTCCAACGATGCCAGCGACGCCGGTGCGCGCCTTGCGGCCCGATTGGCCGCGTGATGCTCGCTCCCCTTTCTACAGCACTACAGGCGATATGCGGCCCTTCGCAAGACTGCGGCTTACCAGACTGCGTCTCTATGAGAAGAGTTGTGATCCTACCG AGGGCGAACCAGACCGCATTCCTGAATCAAACGCGGGTGGCAGCTTACCCTCAGGCAGTAGCAGCGGTTTAGGTGTGGGTGGAGCCTGCGCTACGCACGCGTGGGGTGCGTGGGGCCCGTGCAGCGTGTCGTGCGGCCCGGGCCGCGCCACGCGCCAGCGACACTACGTGTGGCCCACGAGGGCCTACGCCGAGGCCTGCCGCGTTGCGCTCACTGATTACCGCAGATGTCACGGACCGAGGATGCATTGCAG AGCCCCTTCAGAGTACGAACCTGACCCAGCGGAGTCCAGCGGTCCCTGTGCCGTGTCGAATTGGTCTGAATGGTCTCCTTGCGAGGGTTGTGGTGTCCGCGCCAGGACCCGCCACTATGTTGTACCGCGCGCGTACAAGCGTTGCCATATCGGATACCGAGCTCGGACTATCATGAGCCAGGCCATGCCTTGTGATAAGGGGCCCTGTGAGAA ACCTCCCAGTAAAATGAATGTGACCAGCTTCGATTGGTTCTACATG AACCCTCCCCCGAGCGAGTGCTCGGTGACGGAGTGGGGCACGTGGAGCCCGTGCTCGGCGCGCTGCGGCCGCGGCCGGCGCCTGCGCGGCCGCTTCTACGTGCTGCACCCGCACCAGGGCGGGGCCAAAGCCCAGCAGGAGATCGGCCGGCGACTGCTTATTACTTGGAGTAGGAGATTCGCTGAGCTGCAGTCTCTG GAGCACTCTACGGATAACTTCACCGCCGTGAACCCTGTAGTGGAGAAGCAAGTGCACGACTACTTGGAGCGCTGCCAGTTCACACTGACGCAGCAGGAGGCGCTCTGCGACGGAGACGATGTCAGCTGCTTGAATAACACCACTCCGCTCG AAGTATGCAAGCTACCGATGTCAGTGGGCCATTGCCGTGGCTACGAAGAGCGCTGGTTTTACGAGTGGGCCAAGCATTCGTGCGAGCCCTTCGGTTTCAGCGGCTGCGGTGGCAACGGGAACAACTTTAGGACCAGGGACCATTGCCTGCGCGCTTGCAGGACACTTATCAACCACACCGAGGAAAAtg CGACCACAGTGACTACGGAGGTTACAGCACCGGCACCTGCAGCCACAGCGGCTATTAAGAAATTGAAGCCAACTCCGCCCCACGCGGACAACGAAGTCATTCAAAACGACGACCCCCGACGATATGGCaa CAGAGGCGGTAAGCTGCGAGACTGGCCCGTGGTTGGGGTGGAGCGAGTGCGTCGGGGATTGTAA
- the LOC113508148 gene encoding spondin-1-like isoform X2, whose amino-acid sequence MDLLFLLPLVVYASAASTVPPSASTECPQAPAQAPPADEHYRISVAGEPDLFLPGELYTVSLQGIDSGQGPTPFIGFSIWVEIKSEQSKTDKVETQSTEATKLPLGTFQAYDAQAKIHEMCSPAVDNATAHPKTEVQVIWNAPSSIKDACIRLCARVGPTPAVGGGGGGGWSMLVRELCSAPAAPPNFAKLPPIVEPCCACDEAKYEVTFECLWSRNTHPREFPPESARAHFGDVIGASHTAQFRVWQEGRVASPGMRRLADDGTTVALEKELKAESDHIRTIIKARGISWQQVGGAGIPNTFAVFRVDAKHHLISLAAKLAPSPDWIVGVSALELCNANCTWSRSATIPLYPYDAGTDSGISYTSHRTPTMPATPVRALRPDWPRDARSPFYSTTGDMRPFARLRLTRLRLYEKSCDPTEGEPDRIPESNAGGSLPSGSSSGLGVGGACATHAWGAWGPCSVSCGPGRATRQRHYVWPTRAYAEACRVALTDYRRCHGPRMHCRAPSEYEPDPAESSGPCAVSNWSEWSPCEGCGVRARTRHYVVPRAYKRCHIGYRARTIMSQAMPCDKGPCEKPPSKMNVTSFDWFYMNPPPSECSVTEWGTWSPCSARCGRGRRLRGRFYVLHPHQGGAKAQQEIGRRLLITWSRRFAELQSLEHSTDNFTAVNPVVEKQVHDYLERCQFTLTQQEALCDGDDVSCLNNTTPLEVCKLPMSVGHCRGYEERWFYEWAKHSCEPFGFSGCGGNGNNFRTRDHCLRACRTLINHTEENATTVTTEVTAPAPAATAAIKKLKPTPPHADNEVIQNDDPRRYGYWKWLSTVHEKPALSADELPNDINQLFG is encoded by the exons ATGGATTTGCT GTTCCTGTTACCGCTAGTGGTATACGCTTCAGCGGCTAGTACGGTGCCGCCGTCGGCTTCGACGGAGTGTCCGCAGGCCCCAGCGCAGGCACCCCCCGCTGATGAACATTACCGTATTTCTGTAGCTGGTGAACCTGATTTGTTTCTGCCAGGGGAACTTTACACGG TCTCGCTTCAGGGAATAGATAGTGGGCAAGGACCTACGCCATTCATAGGGTTTTCCATATGGGTGGAGATAAAAAGCGAGCAATCGAAGACAGATAAAGTTGAGACCCAGTCGACAGAGGCCACAAAACTGCCTCTAGGTACCTTCCAGGCTTACGATGCTCAAGCAAAGATACACGAAATGTGTTCGCCAGCCGTCGACAACGCTACGGCTCACCCCAAGACTGAAGTACAG GTAATATGGAATGCGCCGTCCAGCATAAAAGATGCTTGCATACGGCTCTGTGCCCGAGTTGGTCCGACGCCGGCTGTGGGTGGCGGTGGTGGCGGAGGTTGGTCGATGTTGGTGCGGGAACTATGCTCTGCACCCGCCGCTCCTCCGAACTTTGCTAAACTTCCACCTATTGTGGAACCCTGCTGTGCTTGCGATGAAGCGAAATATGAA GTGACATTCGAGTGCCTCTGGTCTCGCAACACCCATCCGCGTGAGTTCCCACCGGAGAGTGCGCGAGCTCACTTCGGTGACGTCATCGGGGCATCCCATACAGCGCAGTTTAGAGTATGGCAGGAGGGTCGCGTCGCCAGCCCTGGCATGAGGAGACTTGCCGACGACGGTACTACGGTGGCCTTAGAAAAAGAACTGAAGGCTGAG AGCGATCACATCAGGACAATAATTAAAGCTCGTGGAATATCATGGCAGCAAGTCGGAGGGGCTGGTATCCCGAACACGTTTGCTGTATTCCGAGTAGATGCGAAGCATCACTTGATATCTCTGGCAGCGAAACTGGCGCCTTCTCCGGATTGGATAGTTGGGGTATCGGCCCTAGAGCTATGCAATGCTAACTGTACTTGGAGCAGGTCGGCTACGATACCTTTGTATCCTTATGACGCTGGGACTGACAGTGGCATAAGCTACACT TCTCACCGCACTCCAACGATGCCAGCGACGCCGGTGCGCGCCTTGCGGCCCGATTGGCCGCGTGATGCTCGCTCCCCTTTCTACAGCACTACAGGCGATATGCGGCCCTTCGCAAGACTGCGGCTTACCAGACTGCGTCTCTATGAGAAGAGTTGTGATCCTACCG AGGGCGAACCAGACCGCATTCCTGAATCAAACGCGGGTGGCAGCTTACCCTCAGGCAGTAGCAGCGGTTTAGGTGTGGGTGGAGCCTGCGCTACGCACGCGTGGGGTGCGTGGGGCCCGTGCAGCGTGTCGTGCGGCCCGGGCCGCGCCACGCGCCAGCGACACTACGTGTGGCCCACGAGGGCCTACGCCGAGGCCTGCCGCGTTGCGCTCACTGATTACCGCAGATGTCACGGACCGAGGATGCATTGCAG AGCCCCTTCAGAGTACGAACCTGACCCAGCGGAGTCCAGCGGTCCCTGTGCCGTGTCGAATTGGTCTGAATGGTCTCCTTGCGAGGGTTGTGGTGTCCGCGCCAGGACCCGCCACTATGTTGTACCGCGCGCGTACAAGCGTTGCCATATCGGATACCGAGCTCGGACTATCATGAGCCAGGCCATGCCTTGTGATAAGGGGCCCTGTGAGAA ACCTCCCAGTAAAATGAATGTGACCAGCTTCGATTGGTTCTACATG AACCCTCCCCCGAGCGAGTGCTCGGTGACGGAGTGGGGCACGTGGAGCCCGTGCTCGGCGCGCTGCGGCCGCGGCCGGCGCCTGCGCGGCCGCTTCTACGTGCTGCACCCGCACCAGGGCGGGGCCAAAGCCCAGCAGGAGATCGGCCGGCGACTGCTTATTACTTGGAGTAGGAGATTCGCTGAGCTGCAGTCTCTG GAGCACTCTACGGATAACTTCACCGCCGTGAACCCTGTAGTGGAGAAGCAAGTGCACGACTACTTGGAGCGCTGCCAGTTCACACTGACGCAGCAGGAGGCGCTCTGCGACGGAGACGATGTCAGCTGCTTGAATAACACCACTCCGCTCG AAGTATGCAAGCTACCGATGTCAGTGGGCCATTGCCGTGGCTACGAAGAGCGCTGGTTTTACGAGTGGGCCAAGCATTCGTGCGAGCCCTTCGGTTTCAGCGGCTGCGGTGGCAACGGGAACAACTTTAGGACCAGGGACCATTGCCTGCGCGCTTGCAGGACACTTATCAACCACACCGAGGAAAAtg CGACCACAGTGACTACGGAGGTTACAGCACCGGCACCTGCAGCCACAGCGGCTATTAAGAAATTGAAGCCAACTCCGCCCCACGCGGACAACGAAGTCATTCAAAACGACGACCCCCGACGATATG GGTACTGGAAATGGTTGTCGACGGTTCATGAAAAGCCGGCCTTGTCGGCCGACGAGTTGCCGAACGACATCAACCAACTATTCGGTTGA